From the Chitinophagaceae bacterium genome, the window ATAATTTTTGTATTTAATAATTCAGTTGATTTTAGGCTTTGATAAATACTTTGCTTTTAGTAAATAAAGATTATTTTTTTCGACAACAAATATATCACAAAAATTCACATAATCAATGTTATTCAATATATGTATTTTGTTTTTTTGGTGGTTTTTATGTTGGAGGGGGAGTGAGTATACTTGAAAGCACATTAGTGCCTCTAAAGACAAGTTGTTGAAAAGCTTAAGTAAGACAGTTTTTATGAACAATTAACTAACCTTTTAAAAGAGGTATAAAAAACCCATTGGTGATGGCTCAAGGTAATTTAAATGATGGAGTGATTAATTTTTATGGATATAATGCGCCTAAAGGAACTTTTCGGCAATTTAAATAGACTTATAGTAATCAAATAAGTAATTTGCCAAAATAAGATAAAGACGCGATTAATCGCGTCTCTACCGTCTTTTGATGATGTTATCTTTTACGTAGATTTTGGGTTCACTTGAATCTTACCGCCAATTTTTTTAAATCTTCATTATTGTGGCAAATTATGGTTTTGACACGTCAGATAAGGCTTTGTATAAAATTGGCCTGCCTAAACCGGCTTCTTCTGAAATTTTTGTCATTCCGATAGCTTTTGCAATTTTTCCAATTGCATTAATAACATAGGAACTATCTCATTCTTCTAACACAGTATTAAGATTCTCGGCAATCATTTCTTGCTTTTCTAAATAATCTGCTATTTAGGAACCTGACCACTGCTTAGTAGAAAAAGCAATGAAAAATCAGTGAGTACCGGGTTGTAAATTCACGAAGGATGCCCTTAAAATCCGGCAGCCCCCGCGTGAGTGATAGAAGCGGAAAGCCCACAACGACGGAGGCGTGAGGACTTGGAGCGAATAGCACGACCCGCAGGGGCACGCCCAAAAACCTATACTTTAAGCATGCAAAATCAGCTACACTAATCCCGGCATTTTTTGTAAATAGCACCAAAAAGAACTATTTTTAAGCCCGATAAAAAAAATTGGTTTGCATAAAAACCGGAATTCAAAATTCATGTTGTTGTTTATGTAAATACTTTAGGGATGCTTCCCGCTCACTTTTAAAAAATAAACTATGTACACAAAACCCATGTTACGCGATGATGCAATGAGAGGCGAAACAATAATTGTTACAGGCGGAGGAACAGGCCTGGGAAAATCTATGAGTAAATATTTTTTGGAGTTAGGTGCCAATGTTGTGATTACAAGCCGCAAAAAAGAGGTTTTAGATAAAAGTGCAGAGGAACTTTCAAAAGCTACCGGAGGCGAAGTATTGCCCGTAGTTTGTGACGTGAGAGATTATGCACAGGTAGAAAATGTATTGGAAAAAACGGTTGAAAAATTTGGCTCTGTGCAGGGGCTTGTGAATAATGCTGCCGGGAATTTTATCAGTCCAACGGAAAGGCTTTCACCTAAAGCGTTCGATGTGATAGTGGATATTGTTTTGAAAGGCTCTTATAATTGCGCTTTGGCTATCGGAAAATACTGGATAAAAAATAAAATCAGAGGTAAAGTGCTGAGTATAGTTACGACTTACGCCTGGACAGGCTCTGCATATGTGGTACCTTCCGCTTGCGGCAAAGCCGGTGTTTTAGCCATGACTCGCTCGCTGGCTGTGGAATGGGCTAAGTATGGTATCCGCTTAAATGCCATAGCTCCCGGTCCTTTCCCGACAGAGGGTGCGTGGTCGCGACTTTTCCCGAAGGAGTTAGAAAAGCTTTTTGATGCAAATACTAAAATCCCTTTAAAAAGATATGGAAACCATCAGGAGCTGGCAAATTTGTCTGCTTATCTTATGTCTGATTTTTCATCTTATATTACCGGCGAGGTCATTACAATTGATGGTGGTGAATGGCTCAAAGGTGCCGGAGAGTTTAATGTTTTGGAGGAAGTTCCCGAAGAAATGTGGGATGAACTGGAAAAAATAGTTAGAAAGGGCAAAAGTAGTTAACAGGGGCCCTGAATCCATAATTGCACACCGTTTCTCTCAGCTTCACAGGCATTTCGGTACTGTATGTCATCGCATCCGCAAACCGGGTCAACGAAGTTTGAACAGGCGCGATGAGGGTCGTATGAGGCCGGGTCTATGCATGGCTTTGATTTTCCACAGGAGCTCAAGGCTAAGAACGCCAGGCTAATAACTAAAAAATACAGTAATTTTATTTTCATACCTATCCCAAACGATTTATAAGCCTCTTTATTGAAATTATCAGAAAATAGCTTTTATTTTTACTTTTGCAGATTATTAGCACACAATCAAGGCAAAACACTATCTGTTTTCTAATTTAAAACGAAACTAATGAAATTATCGCTCTTTCTGCTTAAAAATTATATTCAAACCCCTTTAGATGAAAATGAGATTGCCGAAATTCTTACTGATATTGGTCTTGAGGTAGAGGGAGTTGAACGATTCAGCAGTGTAAAAGGAGGATATAAAGGTTTGGTTGTGGGTGAAGTAACGCATACAGAAAAACATCCTAATGCCGATCGCCTGAAAATCACAAAAGTTCAGGTCGGAAATAATGAAGAGCTGCAGATTGTTTGTGGAGCACCTAATGTAGAGAGCGGACAAAAGGTAGTAGTAGCAAAAGTAGGGACAACAATTTATCCTGTAGAAGGAGATTCGTTTGAAATTAAAAAAACAAAAATCAGAGGGGTAGAGTCCTTCGGAATGATTTGTGCCGAAGACGAAATCGGAGCCGGCAGCAGCCATGACGGCATAATGGTTTTGCCCGTACACAGCAATCCCGGAGATGAGATAAAAGATATACTTCCTGTTTTTGAAGATGTGATATTTGAAATAGGACTTACACCCAACAGAACGGATGCCATGTCTCACCACGGAGTAGCCATCGATTTACATGCCGCTCTAAAAGCCAGAAAAAAAGAGTCCAGATTAATTTTAACGGATAGTACTAAACTGACGGATATTTCTGCTGAAAGTCCGGTGAAAATAAAAATTGAAGATGAGCAGGCTTGTCCTGTTTACAGTGGCATTTGCTTTCATAATCTAAAGGTTAAGCCTTCCCCTTCATGGCTTCAGAATCAACTGCTTTCGATTGGTGTGAAACCCATAAACAATGTCGTTGACATAACAAATCTGGTTTTAAAAGAACTGGGACAGCCCCTGCATGCTTTTGATTTAAAAAAAGTAAGTGGAGATTCCATCATAATCCGCAAGGCTAAAAAAGATGAATCCATCATTACGCTTGACAAAAAAGAAAGAAAGCTTCAAACAACGGATTTGGTGATTTGTGATAAAGAAAAACCCCTTTGTATAGCCGGTGTGATGGGAGGCTTAAATTCGGGTATTACTGAAGAAAGCAGCACTCTTTTTTTAGAAAGCGCCTATTTTTCACCGGAAGGTATCCGAAAAACTTCAATACACCACCAATTACGTTCTGACGCAGCAATGAGGTATGAAAAAGGAGCCGATCCATTCATTACCTTAAAAGCTCTTGAAAGAGCTGCTTTTCTGCTGAAAGATTTGGCAAATGCTGAGATTTCCGGTCAAGCCCTGACTGTAAAGCCCGCTCAACCTCCATTTTTCAAAGTTGAACTGAGAATGAAGCAGTTGAATAAAATAGCCGGAATGAATTTCGATAAGGCGGAGGTTAACCGTATTCTTACAGATTTACAAATACTTATAAAAGAAGAACATGCAGATACATTTAAGCTTGAAATCCCACCTGCAAAAACAGATGTGATTCGGGAAATAGATGTGATAGAAGAGATAATCAGAATTTACGGTATAAATGAAATCCCGGTTAATGATGATTTACAAATGAAATTACCCGGAAAACTAACGGATGCTGCCGACGAATTTTATGAAAAAACAGCTCAATACCTATCATCTCATGGTTTTTTTGAAATGAATAATAACTCCATCAGCCGGGGCGAGTATTATCCGGAAGATGACACTTCTGTTGTGCGAATTATTAAAAGTGCCAATGCAGAGTTGAATGTCTTACGAAAAGATCTTTATCACTGTGGCCTGGAAGCTATCCGCTTTAATAAAAATCGAAACTATCCAAACCTAAGACTCTTTGAGGCCGGAAAAATTTATCAAAAGACAAATGACAGCTACGAGGAAAAAGACAAATTCATGATTTGGATGACCGGCAGCATAAATGAAAACAGTTGGAGAGGAAAATCTGCAAAAATGGACTTGTTTATGCTAAAAAGTTTTGCAGAAAATATTCTGAAAATTGCCGGCATAGAAGATACTCTTATCACACAATTTGAAGAAGATAACTATCTGCACTCAGGCATTTCTTATGTAGCGGGAAGCAATACTGTTTTGCAGATTGGTCATGTGAATGAAAATCTCAGTGAAAAATTTGACATCAGTCAGCCGGTAATTATTGCTGAATTTAATTGGCCTATATTGGTTGAACGCTTTAAAAATCAATCAATAATTAATAAAGAAATACCGAAATATCCTTCTGTTAAAAGAGATCTGGCCATTTTAATACCTTCAGCTACTGCCTATATCGATTTAAAAAATGTAATTCTGCAAATAAATAAAAAAATCATTCAGTCAGTAGATATTTTTGATACCTATAAAGGAAAAGGCATTCCGGAGGATAAAAAATCCTATGCTTTTAGAATTAGTTTTCAGCATACCGAAAAAACTTTGACAGACAAGGAAGTTGACAAGGAAATGAAAAAAATCATCTTCCGGCTTGAGAAAGATTTTGGTGCTCAGATACGGGAATAATAAATAGCCTGAAAGCTGAGTTAAGTACTCGTTAATATGTTCTTAATTAATTCGTTATCTTTATTGCTCAAAAACATAAACTAAAGCAGGCATAAAATGCAGGATGTCAGTAATCAAATTAAAGAATTAATCTTTCAATCTTCTAAATTATTGGAAGATTACGATGTTCTTAAAGCAAAATACAATCTGCTGAAAGAAGATTACAACAATTGCAAACAGACAATTTCAGAAAAAGATCAGCATATCCAAAAGATAGAAAAAGAGTTTCATCTGCTTAAGCTTTCAAAAAAAGTTACTTCCGTTGACGACCGGGAAGATGTAGACAAACTAAAAAAACAATTGGATATGTATATCAAAGAATTAGACCGTTGTATTCAATCTATTAATGCCGAATAAAAAATTATGTCAAAAAAGATTAGTATAAATGTAGTCATTGCAGACAGGCCTTACCCAATGCTGATAGACCCTGAGGAAGAAGAGATGGTAAGAAAAGCTGCCAAGCAGATTAATGAAGACATCCGAAATTTCAAAAACAAGTATGAGGCAAAAGATAAGCAGGATTTTTTGGCCATGTGCTCATTAATTTATGCCGTAAAAAATGCACAGTCTGAAAAAAACATTCAGCTGAAAGACCAATCTGTAATGGATGAAATAAACGAGATTTTAAAAAAAATTGAGAATACCGACCGTTTATAAGATTCACTTTCCTTTGATTTCTACCTTTTAAGTTTTCAAAATTTTAACAAAAAGAATGTTTGCATGTTACTTTCTGCATGGCAGCAAAACATTTGTATTACCGAAAAATTGAAAAGTCTCCGGAACTTCCCTGGCTTGTATTTGTACATGGTGCCGGAGGAAGCAATCTGACATGGAAGCGACAGGAAGATTTTTTCAAAAATCACTTTAATCTGTTAATCCCTGATTTAAGAGACCACGGCGATACAGGCAACTTAGACAATCAGGAAAACTATACTTTTAAGCTGATAGCTTCAGATTTGATTAAAGTTTTAGATAAGGAAAAAATCCGGGAAGCCCATTTTGCCGGTGTCTCTATGGGGACTTTAGTTATTCACGCTATTTATAGGTTTTTTCCTGAAAGAATCAGCTCCATGATACTTTACGGGGGCGTGTTTAGAAATGATTTCCGCTTACGTTTTTTTACTGCAACTGCCAAAACCTTAAATTATATTTTGCCATACCACATTATGTACCGATTCTTTGCCCAAATTGTGATGCCCGGGAACAATCATAAAAAAGCAAGAAATATAATGATACAGGAATCTGCTAAATTATCGGCGGAAGCCTATAATAAGTGGGTGGGACTCTATACCGGATTTGGTCAATTTATGAAGCAAATAGTAAACAGCCCTTTTAATATACCTGCTTTAGCTTGTATGGGTTCACAGGATTTTGTGTTTCTTAACGGGGCTAAAAATTTTGCCGAAAGAAATAAATCACTTAATCTGAAAATCATTAAAAACTGTGGCCATGTATGTAATATTGAAAGACCGGGAGAAGTAAACAAGCTGAGCCTCAACTTTTTAAATGAATTAATGTTTGCTAAAAACGCTATTTAGACTTCCTGCTTTTACCAAGTAGAAATAGGCAGAAAAAATTTTTTTCTTCATAAAAAAGATTATTTTTTTATTGTTTAAACAGTTAGGCATTGTTTTTGCAATTATTCGAGTATATAAAAGAGGAGAAAAACATGTTAAAGCAAAAGTTAAGCGACAAAGAGTTAGTAAAACTATATTTGAAAGGGGATGAATATGCTTTGGAATGTCTAATTAACAGACACAGAGACAAAGTCTATACCTCAATCTATATGTTCGTTAAAGACACATATCTTGCCGAAGATATTTTTCAGGAAACATTTATTAAAGTTGTAGACACCCTGCGTTCAGGGAAATACCATGAAGAAGGGAAATTCCTTCCATGGGTGTTGAGAATTGCACACAACTTATGTATAGATTTTTTCCGCAAAACGAAAAGAAGCCCATCCGTAACTAACCCGGAAGGTTTCGATATATTCAATATTTTAGTTTTTGCAGAAGAAAATGCAGAGCAAAAAATAATTAAAAATCAAACCCATAGAAAAGTAAGACAACTTCTTGAAGAGCTCCCTCAAGAGCAAAAAGAAATTGTAATACTCAGACACTATGCAAACCTTAGCTTTAAGGAAATTGCAAACATTACCGGTGTAAGCATCAATACAGCACTTGGTCGTATGCGTTATGCATTGATCAATCTTCGTAAAATAATCGAAGAAAAAGCCATCAGCTTATAAAAGTGTATTCTTTATTGGACTTTTTAGTGTACAAACACTGTTCATTTATTTAGACGTTTAAAAAAATCCATATTTTTTTAACAAAACCAAAAATACTGTATCTTTCTGTCTGACAGATAGTTATGCGTTTTCCTTTCATTTTTGGAAAGTATTTTTTGGAATTGAATAAAATATGTGGCAATTATGTGGCGTTTCCATATCAGCAATTTTTAATTGACTTTTTAAACAAATCAAGCTAAATTGCCGTAAAAAGGAATATTATAACACACACAATCGCTAACATGGACAAAAATTTTACACTTGAAAATCAACTTATTCGTTATATTTACGGAGAAACTGATAATGCCGAAAATGCTGATATTCAATCTTTTTTATCTGAAGATTGGAGTTTAAATGAAACACACCAAGGATTTAAAGATGTGTATACTTTACTGAACAGCATACCATCCAAATCTCCCAGTAGAACTTCTGTAAATATTATTTTGGAATACAGCCGTAAAGTAAGACAACCGGAAACAACCTTTTAGACTCATCCTTTTGTTTTTCTCCCGAGCCTAAAGAAATTTCTATCTCTTTTAATTCCCGGTCTTAATTTTCCTTACTGCCTGACGTATTATTTACAGGCATTCTCTATGCCCTCACTCTTTACTGTCAAGCGTTTTAAATATTTTCCTATTTTTTTTAGCATTTCGCTAAATCTTTGAATTAAATTTCTAACTTTGTTGCAATGCGGTTCGCCCGTAATAACAAAAAGCAAGGCTGTTTCAGCGATTTTTCAAATGAAACTAAAGAAAAGCCTTTTGCTGTTCAAAAGATTCAAAAATTAAAAGGATATCTCAAAACTGTTGGTATCTAAAATTGTTTTCAGGGAAATAAGCTATGTTAAAACCGGAAAGATTTAAACACTTTATAGAATACTTCAGCAAGAATCACCCCGAGGTGGAGACTGAATTAATTTATGAAAATCCTTTTCAACTTTTAATTGCGGTTATTTTATCAGCACAATGCACTGACAAACGTGTGAATATGACCACTCCGGCTTTGTTTGAAAAATACCCGAATCCGGAAGCTATGGCTGAGGCAGAAGTTGAAGAAATCTTCCAATATATTAAAAGTATCAGCTACCCCAATAATAAAAGTAAACACTTACAAGGAACAGCCAGAATGTTGAGAGATCAATATGACAGCCAAGTTCCCGGGGATGTAACTGAACTGCAAAAATTACCCGGTGTTGGACGAAAAACGGCACACGTTATTCTGTCTTGTTTGTTTAATCAACCGACTTTAGCTGTAGACACACATGTGTTCCGGGTTTCGCGAAGAATTGGCCTTACGACAAATGCGAAAACACCGCTTCAAACTGAAAAACAATTGGTAAAGTACCTTCCGGAGGAAATTATTGCAACAGCTCATCACTGGTTAATTTTACATGGCAGATATGTTTGTCTGGCAAGAAACCCCAAGTGTGACAAGTGTGGAATTAGCTGGTTTTGTAAATTTTATGAGAAAAATCAAAAAGAAAAGCTAAAAAAAGTCACATAAGAAAAGAAAACATTGGATTATTATTTTATATTTTAAAAATATTTTTATAACTTGTTAAAAAAAGAAGTATGAGCACTCAAGATGATAAATTAAAAGCCCTTCAACTAACCGTTGATAAATTGGATAAAATTTACGGCAAAGGAACTGTAATGAAAATGGGCGATTCAAAAGTAGTTCCGGCAGAAACTATCTCAACCGGCTCTTTAGGAGTGGACTTAGCACTTGGAATAGGCGGATTTCCAAGAGGACGTGTAGTTGAAATCTACGGTCCGGAATCTTCAGGAAAAACAACCCTTGCCATACATGCAATTGCAGAGGCTCAAAAAAAGGGCGGAATAGCTGCTTTTATAGATGCAGAGCATGCTTTTGATAAAAATTACGCAGAAAACCTGGGTGTTGACATCGAAAACCTTTTAATCAGTCAACCGGATAATGGTGAGCAAGCGCTTGAAGTTGCAGAACACCTTATTCGCTCAGGAGCACTGGACATTGTTGTGATAGATTCAGTTGCCGCCCTTGTGCCTAAAGGAGAACTGGAAGGTGAAATGGGAGACTCTAAAATGGGTTTACAAGCCCGACTGATGTCTCAGGCATTGAGAAAGTTAACCGGCGCAATTAATAAAACCGGCTGTTGCTGCATCTTTATAAATCAGTTGAGAGATAAAATCGGAGTGATGTTCGGAAGCCCTGAAACAACTACCGGTGGAAATGCCCTTAAGTTTTATTCGTCTATTCGGGTAGACATTAGAAGAGCTGCGCAAATTAAAGACAAAGATGAGGTTATGGGTAACCGCGTAAAAGTAAAAATTGTGAAAAATAAAATGGCTCCCCCATTTAGAACTGCTGAATTTGATATAATGTACGGCTTGGGAATTTCCAAAGTTGGAGAAATAGTAGATCTGGGTGTTGAAACTGAAGTACTCCAAAAAAGCGGATCATGGTTTAGCTATGATAATACTAAATTAGGACAGGGCAGAGAAGCGGTTAAACAACTTCTGGAAGATAATATAGAAATGGCTGAAGAAATTGAAAATAAAATAAAAGAAAAACTTCAGATAAAAACTTCCAAAGAAGATAAAAAGAAAGCTGAAAAAGAAGCTAAGGCTGCTGCAAAAGAAGCTAAAGTATGAGTATTTAATAGTGTTGCGCTTTAAACGAACTTTAACCGGAAAGACTTAGACTATATTTTTTCTTAGATGCTAACTTTATTAGGTTTTGGGAATTTTAAAAATTCTTTTGAGGGAAAAAAGTTTCTCAAACCTTTGTTTATTCTTCTTGTGCGCAATCTCTTTTTTTTGATGTAATAATAGCAATTAACCTAAGGGTAGTGCATTAAA encodes:
- a CDS encoding SDR family oxidoreductase; amino-acid sequence: MYTKPMLRDDAMRGETIIVTGGGTGLGKSMSKYFLELGANVVITSRKKEVLDKSAEELSKATGGEVLPVVCDVRDYAQVENVLEKTVEKFGSVQGLVNNAAGNFISPTERLSPKAFDVIVDIVLKGSYNCALAIGKYWIKNKIRGKVLSIVTTYAWTGSAYVVPSACGKAGVLAMTRSLAVEWAKYGIRLNAIAPGPFPTEGAWSRLFPKELEKLFDANTKIPLKRYGNHQELANLSAYLMSDFSSYITGEVITIDGGEWLKGAGEFNVLEEVPEEMWDELEKIVRKGKSS
- a CDS encoding kazal domain protein, which gives rise to MKIKLLYFLVISLAFLALSSCGKSKPCIDPASYDPHRACSNFVDPVCGCDDIQYRNACEAERNGVQLWIQGPC
- a CDS encoding phenylalanine--tRNA ligase subunit beta, which produces MKLSLFLLKNYIQTPLDENEIAEILTDIGLEVEGVERFSSVKGGYKGLVVGEVTHTEKHPNADRLKITKVQVGNNEELQIVCGAPNVESGQKVVVAKVGTTIYPVEGDSFEIKKTKIRGVESFGMICAEDEIGAGSSHDGIMVLPVHSNPGDEIKDILPVFEDVIFEIGLTPNRTDAMSHHGVAIDLHAALKARKKESRLILTDSTKLTDISAESPVKIKIEDEQACPVYSGICFHNLKVKPSPSWLQNQLLSIGVKPINNVVDITNLVLKELGQPLHAFDLKKVSGDSIIIRKAKKDESIITLDKKERKLQTTDLVICDKEKPLCIAGVMGGLNSGITEESSTLFLESAYFSPEGIRKTSIHHQLRSDAAMRYEKGADPFITLKALERAAFLLKDLANAEISGQALTVKPAQPPFFKVELRMKQLNKIAGMNFDKAEVNRILTDLQILIKEEHADTFKLEIPPAKTDVIREIDVIEEIIRIYGINEIPVNDDLQMKLPGKLTDAADEFYEKTAQYLSSHGFFEMNNNSISRGEYYPEDDTSVVRIIKSANAELNVLRKDLYHCGLEAIRFNKNRNYPNLRLFEAGKIYQKTNDSYEEKDKFMIWMTGSINENSWRGKSAKMDLFMLKSFAENILKIAGIEDTLITQFEEDNYLHSGISYVAGSNTVLQIGHVNENLSEKFDISQPVIIAEFNWPILVERFKNQSIINKEIPKYPSVKRDLAILIPSATAYIDLKNVILQINKKIIQSVDIFDTYKGKGIPEDKKSYAFRISFQHTEKTLTDKEVDKEMKKIIFRLEKDFGAQIRE
- a CDS encoding cell division protein ZapA translates to MSKKISINVVIADRPYPMLIDPEEEEMVRKAAKQINEDIRNFKNKYEAKDKQDFLAMCSLIYAVKNAQSEKNIQLKDQSVMDEINEILKKIENTDRL
- a CDS encoding alpha/beta hydrolase — encoded protein: MAAKHLYYRKIEKSPELPWLVFVHGAGGSNLTWKRQEDFFKNHFNLLIPDLRDHGDTGNLDNQENYTFKLIASDLIKVLDKEKIREAHFAGVSMGTLVIHAIYRFFPERISSMILYGGVFRNDFRLRFFTATAKTLNYILPYHIMYRFFAQIVMPGNNHKKARNIMIQESAKLSAEAYNKWVGLYTGFGQFMKQIVNSPFNIPALACMGSQDFVFLNGAKNFAERNKSLNLKIIKNCGHVCNIERPGEVNKLSLNFLNELMFAKNAI
- a CDS encoding sigma-70 family RNA polymerase sigma factor, with product MLKQKLSDKELVKLYLKGDEYALECLINRHRDKVYTSIYMFVKDTYLAEDIFQETFIKVVDTLRSGKYHEEGKFLPWVLRIAHNLCIDFFRKTKRSPSVTNPEGFDIFNILVFAEENAEQKIIKNQTHRKVRQLLEELPQEQKEIVILRHYANLSFKEIANITGVSINTALGRMRYALINLRKIIEEKAISL
- the nth gene encoding endonuclease III, with the protein product MLKPERFKHFIEYFSKNHPEVETELIYENPFQLLIAVILSAQCTDKRVNMTTPALFEKYPNPEAMAEAEVEEIFQYIKSISYPNNKSKHLQGTARMLRDQYDSQVPGDVTELQKLPGVGRKTAHVILSCLFNQPTLAVDTHVFRVSRRIGLTTNAKTPLQTEKQLVKYLPEEIIATAHHWLILHGRYVCLARNPKCDKCGISWFCKFYEKNQKEKLKKVT
- the recA gene encoding recombinase RecA codes for the protein MSTQDDKLKALQLTVDKLDKIYGKGTVMKMGDSKVVPAETISTGSLGVDLALGIGGFPRGRVVEIYGPESSGKTTLAIHAIAEAQKKGGIAAFIDAEHAFDKNYAENLGVDIENLLISQPDNGEQALEVAEHLIRSGALDIVVIDSVAALVPKGELEGEMGDSKMGLQARLMSQALRKLTGAINKTGCCCIFINQLRDKIGVMFGSPETTTGGNALKFYSSIRVDIRRAAQIKDKDEVMGNRVKVKIVKNKMAPPFRTAEFDIMYGLGISKVGEIVDLGVETEVLQKSGSWFSYDNTKLGQGREAVKQLLEDNIEMAEEIENKIKEKLQIKTSKEDKKKAEKEAKAAAKEAKV